In the Salvia splendens isolate huo1 chromosome 16, SspV2, whole genome shotgun sequence genome, aataaaaaatgaaaagttaagggatgagatggttaagagatgtgGGGTTGTAGGTGTtttctcttagttaagagatgtgtgaaaagtacagtggggcccaagaatagtgaagagatgagacggttaaaagacaacgttgtggatgacctaacTTACAAACCATAGGGCCctattttagaaaaatatctatattgattattaattttttattttacccttatcccaataattttatttcaatccATTAACACCACAAATGACAAAATTCTGACATGATATTGATATAATTCGTAAATATTAATACTATCATTAatcattatttgaaaattgaaataatggTGCTGTAACGAAAAAACGACAGAAAATTGTCCCCGGATTTATTCCTTATGCCACATTGAGATCAGACTGGGCCCGGCCGGGTTGAGCCTGGCAGAATGGGCCAACTTGCTATTTTGCCAATTCTGCTCACAACTAAATATATTAATGCGATTTAAATTCTTTCTTATTTGGAAAAGAGAAACTTACTCGTAAATAAACTCGATGTAATTACAAGCTTAAGTAGTACTACGAAAAATCAACTCAAGTAAAGATTGCAAAATTATGTAGCGTTACATTTTTTATAAGAGGGATAAAAAATATTCTCTGTCTTCATTATTATTCTAATCTCGGCCTAATGATTGGAGGGAAAACATTTTTTCCTAAGCTTTTCACCATATAAATAAACTAGTATTTATCCCCCCGGCCCTTGATTTTCAAAGGGTATAAAAATATTGGTGACTTTGTCTGACCTCATAAATGTAACTAATACTACTACATTGCAGTTAGATTCATTATAAAAAGTATTGAATTATACATAAATAAGTTTCAGCCGaccaaaaacaaataattgaccaaTTGATGTAGGTTTTAATTTTCTCACGTTTCTACCGTGCTATATATTTATTGTGGTCTACAGTTTTTTACATTTTCTTTAATAGAAAAAGGTTTCGAAAAAATGAAAGGTCAAAGAAGCATTTCTTGTTTGTTTGCCGCGTGTTTTGTTTTTCTATATGGAGCGTGTTTTACTTTTAgcaaataaaatcaatatataaattaattatttgaaatcTTAAGATCGTAAAATATGctcaaaaataattaattcacatatatataaatagtgAATTCGTTCAGActatttttatcaatttattttatcaCAAGTAAACACTCCCATGGTGTTATACGATTGAACTGTAGCTTGTAGGGCAAAAATCGTTTTAGACCGGTCACAATTCTGCAcatgtaaattaattttataaatacacaTATTCATGTTTGTCGAGGCAAAAAATTGAGTTCAACAAAGATGAGTTTGAtagaaatttttattttcaaagtgAGACTCCAACCAGCCTCTACTAATTAGTTTTAGATAGAAGATTGAAGTCATCCAGAGACTTAATCTGTACAAGTCTTTAATTAATACGATTAAAGAACATTAACTACTGAGAAATTATTGCACATTAAGGAGAAATTTGACAACACTCCAACACTAAAACTAGTGCAGTCAAATGagataattaaattaactaaCCAATAAGGCCACACACCTAAATACCTAAAATCCAGCTGCAAAGCAAAGCATCACCACAAATAATAAAGTTGATTAAACCAAACACATTACAACCAATTTATATTTCCTTCATTCCAAACGGCCTTAAAcctaaaattacaaatttttttCACACCCAACAATTTGCGCAATCAATACGCCAATTCAGTTTTGATACCACATTATGTAGTACTAATAGTTTAAACCCTAAAACATCATTGAGGCCTCTACACAAATATTAATATACATAGAGCCACTAGTCTAGAGATGCAATTTGCATATGTATAATTCACACAACAGTAGTTTTAATTTAAACAAGCATAGTCAAGAAGAACCACCGGATGGATAAGTTTGCGAGGCATCGAGAGATTCACAAGGGGCAGCAAGATCGTCGATGGCTTGGGCATGCTGGGGCCACGGAATCAAGCTCATTGGTGGAAAACAACAAGAGCAGTCCTCTTGGCAAGGCTGTAGATTATCGAAACCCGACCCATAATCATTGCCCTGAAATAGAGCATCCCCGCCGTGGGAGGGGGCGGATGCATCCCTGAGTGGGCCCCAGCACTCGACCTTGTTGAATTCCGGAATGTTGGAGTGGAAATACACCCAAACCAAAGACTCTTGTAGCTTCGGGTAGTTTTTGAACAAGTCCTCATCTCCATGCACAAAAGCCTTCAACACCTAATTATTCATGATATATTTATACTTGGTTAAATGAGATCTATCAACATGTATGAATTAGTTATATTGttgttattaattaattaccaCAGGAAGTTCTTTGGCAAAAATGTAGTATCTGAGCCTGGAGAAAAGGTCTAAGAGGAAGTGACCACCACTAATGTGACAATGGACGTGGAGAGACATCTTCCCTTTGATTTTCTTCCACTCTGCCACCACTTCATCTCTTTGTAACTTGTTGTACCATCCTTGCAACTGCATCCACAATCAACAAATTCATTACACCAATCttgttatttttatacatatatacaaattaataattacacattaatatttaattattataggTCTGTCCAAATTTGATTGAATTCACATATTCAATTTGAGTTAGATCATCATTTTTCGTTGCGTCTTGTATTAGTATTTATAAGATGTCACGCtcataaattttaatgaaaatggGCAACTAATTATGATAATCATCATAAGCAAGTAAGTCAAAAATAGACGCGAcatattattaaaaaagaaaaatctagAAGATCCCAGTCATCATTGATCTTCAAAGATGGAACCGACCGCTCAAAAATAGTTTTTCCAAAAAAGATcgataaaaaggaaaatgaatatAGTAATTACCTGGGAATTGTTAATGGTTTGAGAGATGGCAAGAGTGAGCTTGGAAGTGATGTCACTGTGTGTAAGTGTGTAAGTTCTTGGATGCTTTCCTGGATGCTTTTTCTCTACCCCTAAAAACAGGACTTTGAGCTTTGATGCCTCAAATATTGCCGGCCCAAATAATCTTGCAACCTAACCGATGATCACACAAACTATATAATTCAGTTTATAATTAACTAAAGCCAccattcaaataaaataaaataacttacAGGGATGATGGATTTATTCTTTCTGTCTCTCCTTCTTGCTCTGTGCAGAAACAGAGCGTTTCTTTCATCTGTTAATGGCGTTTTCGATGGGAGGAGCAAAGCAGCTGCCATAGTTCCCAtctaattgaaaaaaaaatcagaaaaggggtgtttcaaatattcaattttgatAGTTTAATTAATGGAGACTTGTGTTTTGAGTCAGAGAAGAAGAGTGGGGAATAAATGAAGGGGGTTGCTTTTTGGGGAATGTTTccacttttttcttctttttcttggtTTGTGATTCGGTGGTTTTAGTTTTGTTTGGATGCCAAACTGTTTGGAAAACTTGGAAGTTTGGCATTCATAATGTGTGTGTGGAAGTTTTGAGCGAAAGGGGATCGTGGCAAGAGCGGTTGGGGGTTGCTTCTACTCTTAAACCTCTTGCTCAATCAGCGCCTAAATTCTTGGATGGATATTACTAAACCACGTAAATATTCATGCCTATTTTGgcattatttcaattttctacTCCGTCTAAATAAATGGCTCAGGACTGTGGAGATCGGCTAGACCAGCATCGGCAATGGCGCCcatcccggcggacgtccgctgcagacaccggagttccgcggcattccgcggacgtccgtcattgcggagtcacgacggacgtcccgattttttaattttttcatttttttgttgtttaaaagtctatatatacggctcgttgaacttcatttcattcgcaccacttgttttaacaagtttctctatctctaaatttcttttatatatccgtaatggctggtagtggtagtggtagttgtagtggtgggcattatgaacacgTGATGCGGctgattcatgcacgtgtgcgggaggcagcGGACAGGGAGGAACAAGCTGCCTTggagccggcggtacctcgacccatccatcgtcgatctatagtaccccaggaccacctcgctgcacaccgtcggttgtacgaggattacttcgCTCCAGAGCCACGATatggggagaacatgttccggcgacgttttaggatgcatcgtccgctctttctgcgtatcgtgggcgctttagagcgtcgatacgagtatttcagggtgcgggaggatgcggctggtaaacccggccacacgccgattcagaagtgcattgccgcaatcaggcagttggcatacggaggcgttagggagatattcagggataggtatcttcggaagccagtcgacatgttcgacgagtacctccacatcggcgagacgactgcccgcgagtgcctgaagtatttttgtcagggcgttagggagatattcagggataggtatcttcggaagcctacccccgaagattgtcaggctctactggatatgcacggaaatcagcacgggttttcgggaatgttaggcagcatagattgtatgcactgggaatagaagaactgccccgctgcctggaaaaggatgtacactactggttttaaggccaagaatcccacgatgatccttgaagcggtagctgactaccggctatggatttgacatgcctaTTTTAGAGTATCTGggtctaacaacgacatcaacgtcctccagtcgtcgccccttttcaacgaaaagtgcatgggcgtcggtccggccgtcaatttcgtcgccaacggcaaccagtacgatatgggctattatttggcagatgggatatacccgatgtggcccgtctctgtgaagacaatcagatgcccaacggatgaaaagaagatatactTTGAGCAACGTAatgaggcagcgcgcaaggatttGGAACatgcatttggtgtgctccaatctcGATGGGCgacagtgaagggtccatcactgctgtggtatgttgacagcatcgccgacatcatgtacgcatgtattatcatgcacaacatgattgtcgaagatgaa is a window encoding:
- the LOC121772425 gene encoding protein STAY-GREEN homolog, chloroplastic-like; this encodes MGTMAAALLLPSKTPLTDERNALFLHRARRRDRKNKSIIPVARLFGPAIFEASKLKVLFLGVEKKHPGKHPRTYTLTHSDITSKLTLAISQTINNSQLQGWYNKLQRDEVVAEWKKIKGKMSLHVHCHISGGHFLLDLFSRLRYYIFAKELPVVLKAFVHGDEDLFKNYPKLQESLVWVYFHSNIPEFNKVECWGPLRDASAPSHGGDALFQGNDYGSGFDNLQPCQEDCSCCFPPMSLIPWPQHAQAIDDLAAPCESLDASQTYPSGGSS